The genomic interval ttgatTGCCCAAATAAGGGTCGGCTACATAATAGGAattaaaaggaaggttttaattttaaatcttttcttttttgcattcaccaaggattataaaagagaggtagatggtgccttatggtatAACACAACCTAAGTCTCTTCTTTTAATCCTTGCTTTGGTCGGCCCTCTTCCCTTTATATTCTCCCCTTGTTTCCTTTACCAAGGGTTGGCGGCATCAagaagctccatcttcttgtggccagttacttggaggagaagaaaaagaaaaagagactccctattctagcatcccttggtggccgaaagtcttggaggcaaagaagtggttcgggtggtgttgtcttggtagatcgttgcccacacgacgtccaagaggaagagaggaatacagcagaagattaagagatctttaagatacaaagaaaggtataactagttaattatttccgttgtgtactagtttatttttcctttgtatggattctgaaataccaacacaagaggctagcgatcttgtgcttcgattgaggtctttgtagttaaacctagggtttactgtaaggagtttaaatattcaatttctttgaaaggctttgtctaggaagtggtggatgatctcatacccaagaaggtcgagtgtctcgccaacaacttggaagtcaatccttgaaatagatatttaatcaacttctataatatggtttaacttttgataaacacatgggttgaaattggattaataatgttaagtttcgtttgcaatccaagtttaacttctgaaaaacacatgagttgctaggaaaaaTTCCGTGAAACAAAACGAAAtttcgagtagcacccaacaagttGTTATTATAATCTGACTACATAACATTGGTTATGTTATCCCTAATCATATTCCCTTGCCTGGTCATCGTCTTGTCTCTCATTGCAACTTACTTCATTGTCATAATTTGTATTCAATGCATAATCTACTTCACTAATCAACCTCTCATCTAGATCCACCCTCATTAAGAAATTATGAAGAATACAACATGCTAAGATAATATCTGTGCAAATGCTAATTTCATAGTGAGGTTTTGTTCCGCTAGCAATAATAGGAAACCTCTTCTTTAGAACCCCCAAAGCTCTCTTGATTACATTGCGAAGAGATGCATGTCTAagattgaataactcttttgcaTTTGTAGCGCCACATCTCGAGTATTCCTTTAAGTGATAATGACTTCCTCGATAAGGGATAATTAAACCCCTCTTCAGCATAAACCCAGAGTCAACTAAATAGTATTTACCTACCAACAAACAAAGGATATAGGTTAATCATATTACTTCCAAACATTATCCACTAATGAACATTAATTGTAAACTAAATACCATGAAGAATTAATAATTTATCACATCTATATAGAGCATTTTTGACGATTCGAGAATCAGATGCAATTCCTTCCCACCCAGATAAGATATATGTGAACTTCAGGTCGAAGGACCATGCCACCAACACATTCACAATTGGCCAATCCTTTCTTCCTCTATAGCTAGGTGTGTCTACATCAGATACCTTAACACGTATATGCGTTCCATTTAATGTTCCAACACAATCCTACAATTAGGAGACAATGAGTATATTTAGTTACAAAGTACCTTACAACcttctaaaattcaaaatgatCAAAATGAGTGGTATCTTGAAGTAAGGGTAGaacctgttggaccccgtggttattttgatgtgatcaaccaagttaggttgagTCCTGTTTtattttgatccctatgtctaagtgtgcaggagcttaagagcacaggaagtcgagcaaaagacgcagctagcaagaaggatagcacgggaagggagccgacggactaggtacatccgagggacaaagtgttacggaagagtacaccggtagatgagaagaacgtatgcgacgttcgagggacgagaagccagagcggaagtctgctcgaggagaaaactggaaattgggttcaggtgagccctatttcaattAGTCGTAATCACCTAGGAGATCAGAGCAGCAAGAGAGTGAAAGGAGATGAttaagcctgctggaggcgccctcaacaaaggttgaaggcgcctctgagGCGTGTCGGTGCCTCCGAGGCGCACTAGCGCCTCCGCCACCTTCAggcggagggcgccctccataagcatggaaggcaccATCCATGagtatggagggcgccctccatgagcatggaaggcgccctccatgagtatggaaggcgccctcgACCTGGCCAAAGTGGTCGTTAGTAGCGGATAAACCTTTATCCGTTGCTGTCTCGCTTGAGGTGCCTTCTAAGCCCTTTGGAGGCACTCGCAAGCTTTGGATGAGATTTCtcaggggttataaaaagacccctggacctaggaaatgtagAACAATTTTTGTAATCAATTTCCTAttcttttctgagcttttcatagattgtaagaggcttctctgcctacacaaaggagatatttctagtagagctttgcaaccgccttgaattaacaaccacctaggttgtaaccaagttataTTTGTTAGCCTCTTTTAATtatattagttgttcatttttgagtttataattattgtaatagtgctactaatcttagttggaacaaggaaaggttttatttttttacaaacgCTGCGCCCTCTGGCCGACCCCGCCGCTGCGCCAAAAaaaggtatcagagcccaatcGCTTCAGAAGACTAACCACCGACTGGAGCACtgagatcaagacgatggccggtgcaaacattcatccaccaaaattcgagggagacttcgcacaatggaaacgccggatggaggtagttttcaaaatagatttcaaaattctattaataatgaaatatggttttgtagttccAAAATACAacgaagaatatcagtggatgaagaaggaacaagtCGATTTCATGGCGAATagtaaagcagaattccatctgttcAATGTTCTTCCGTCCCAGGAGGTCAATCAAATCGGCAACTATGACTCCACCAAAGATCTCTCGGAGAAGTTCCTAGAATTCCATGAAGGCACTTTGGAAGCAAAGTTTGAAAGGTGAGACATCCTCCGAACCCAGTTGACAAATCTacggatgaacaatggagaaaaggtagcgcaactccaagcatgaATCAAAGATCTCATCACTCAGCTAAGCAATCTCGGAGAATCAGTAACAAATTGAGACTCAATCCGATATGCGCTCAATGTCTTCCCGAGGACTTCAGAATAGCCATCCTTAgttgatgcatactacatctctaaggagtTTGAGGTAAGTATGCTAGAGAGTTTGTTTTCcatatttgaacttcatgaaactCGAATTGCAGAttctaaagaaatagaaaagacaaaTCTCAACATTACCCTAAAGGCAAGAACGAAAGATCAAGACACTGAAGCATCCATCGATGAAGCCGAAGCgaccctaatggtaagaaaattcaataaatttattaaatctaataaatttaaatcgcagacgaGAAAGCATCTTCGAAATAGAAGGATCGTCTGATGCTATAATtgtaacgaagaagggcacatcaaggatgactgcccaaaattgaagaacaaaggcaaggaaaagaataagaagccagCTCGGCCCAAACATAATCTCAAAGCCACGTGGGATGAGTCATCGTCCTCCGAATATGAAATCGAAGCATACGTCGGACTAGCCCTAATGTcaatccatcaagaagaagatgagaccagctcagagatgagcatagatgaagggggagggtcATCAAAAGAAAacagtgatgaagggggagcatcagaaattgaggtaagtaaggtacgtgctttATCTCCCAAGtagtcctttaattttattaaaattcttactaaagatctagtgaaattagaaaaagaaaatgctgagttaaaattaaacttagcaaagacatgtcctctagaattgtatgataatataaaattagaaaatgaaaaattgaaaatagaaatcaaaaaatgaccatgcatgcttgaaacgaaataactttcaaaaatcaaaacttagaatttatggtagactaaattggtatattagatatcaccagggataaATAAGGAGAGTTGCAAAAAATCATCTCCccctaaatttttagttaatccagtaggaaggaacctatattgggtttcaaaatcatacttagattaaaatatttttttctaaggctttcagaaaagttaaatgtttaaattctttaaaaggctttatctagaagtggttgatgatccaataaccaagaaaacctagtgcctcgccacaacctgaaagctgattattgaattaaatatttaattgacaaactgataaacttgtaaaattaattaagataatgctTTCAATGTTTGTCAATTTTTGGAAAACTccataacttaaaaattattttaaatttcttttacttgttttattaaatcaagttttttcctaaaacttaaatttccatatttttaccctattttttttatgtgatcaaagggggagaaatatgtacaagtttagagggagtagggggagttaggattttttttcaaattctgaattcaaatcagtttattttatacttagtgttgcaatttcttttattgcaaactttatacttaaaatgttttatttataatttcttttattaCTACTTATttgttattaccctaacttgaacttgagttgatggatatcaaaaagggagagattgttggaccctttgattgttttgatgtgatcaaccaagttaggttgggtcctgttttgttttgatccctgtgtctaagtgtgcgagcttaggagcacaagaagtcgagcggaagatgcggctaacgagaaggatggcgcgggaagggagccgacaagttcagtgcatccgagggacgaagtgccgcggaagagtacatcggtggatgagaagaatgtatgcgatgttcgagggatgagaagccggagcgaaagcctgcttgaggagaaggctgaaaattggattcggtgagccctatttcggttgaccgcaatcacccaGGTGATCGGAGCAGCAGGAGAGAGAAAGGAGCTGATTAagctcattggaggcgccctcaacagagattgaaggcgccctcaacagaggttgaaggcgcctctgagGCACGGCAGTGCCTCCGCCACTTTCAggcggagggcgccctccataagcatggagggtgcccttcATGAGTATGGAGGACACCCTCGACCTGGCCAAAGTGGTCGTTAACAGCGGATAAACCTTTATCCACtgctgcctcgctggaggcgccttccaagccctttagaggcgccctcaagctttGGATGAGATTTcccaggggttataaaaagacccctggacctaggaaatgtagAACAAATTCTGTAATcaatttcctagtcttttctgagcttttcacagattgtaagaggcttctccgcctacataaAATAGatatttctagtggagctttgcaacacccttgaattaacaaccacctaagttgtaaccaaattaaatttattagcctcttttaattgtattagttgttcatttttgagtttataattactgtgatagtgctactaatcttagttggaacaaggaaagattttGTTTTTTTACAGATGTTGCGCCCTCTGGCCGGCCCCACCGCTGTGCCAACAGAACCTACTGCTACTCTGTATAAGCGGAGGGATTTTAGAACCATCTAGTTGCTTTATAAATTCAGCATGAAGTCCAATAATGACTTTTAAGACTTCATGCAAATGATTattaatagttcttgtacttcgATGAAAGAAAAAACTCAACTCTTAATGCTTGACATCATGACCAAGCAAATATAAAAACTTAGTAATCTTCTCTTCAACACTTGAATTCCTATTGGCATTTACCTTTGTGTTGTGCTTTAATAGTTCACACAAGTGAACAAAGCCATCCACACTTACCCTAAGAATGCTACAACATGCCTCATTAGATGTCCTAAGGTTATACAACACAATATGTCGTGCATCATCTTTTTGCGCATTATTCTCCATGAGAGCTTTATCTATATACTTATTCATATCCTTCAACATCATCCCAAGAACAActacacaatttctatttatGAAAACTTTATCATCTGAACTCTCATCTAGATTATCATTGTTCTCCTCATAATAATCATTAACATTCAGATAACCTCTTTCACCATTATCCCACTCTATCTCATCAAATCCTTGGaaagataaataataaaaataggcTACTATAATAAATTCAACAGTGTTGCTATCAAAATCTAATATTTCATCTAATTAGAGTTATATTTCATCTAAAAGATAGAAATCAACGAGAGCAGCAAAATTAAAACAAAGATAGAAATTAGAGTTATATTTCATCTAATCAGAGTTTTAGAAATTAGGAAAATTATATTTCATCTAATCAGTTATATTTTATATGATCAGAGTTTTCTAATGAGTGTTGCTCactattgaaaattaaaacaaagatAGAAATCAGTAAGATCCAAACTTACCATGATTATAGATCACGAAAACTCAACGTAAAGCAATCATAGAAGCAAATTGGAGCGATGATGTGTTAGTATATTTACTTCAGATATGTGCcagataaataagtataataatgtcttaggggagtaggttctagtctacaacatatcaattgtttGAATTGATAGTAGAaggctgtatatatatatatatatatatatatatatatatatatatatatatatatatatatatatatatatatatatataacactactcttaactatttatagtcaaacattaatatataaagataattttaatacgttaagactagcatataggtcaactgatgacttaatctcacaagtcatgaatataagatatcaagttaatacatgagtatatatatattagagaatatgtactggatTGACCcatatgagaatgtttcatggatcgttatatgagtgtcataaacattctcatagtgactattggtatgaatagttcttacacctgaagtcactatgattctctacataaggagttatgtttTTAGCATCAACAAACATTGCCTGtaataaggtggactataaagtcaatcacttggtatacaataagttatgcggaaAGATGTCAGTAATGTAAATGAGATATATCCCTTTCATAtaatggaagtgatatctgtggattAAGTAAGACTACTAAAatacatgaccatgctcaaataagttaatatgagatattaagctcatttggttaactgagtctacttggagatcaagaaacacaaaaattgataagagAATGATATAGTTTATACCTCatggatcaatctagatatcaaagatagaaggattgagttatATAAGATAAGCGACACAGAAAAGTTAGGTcgaatctcgacattctcatcacttgggtaacaatgatgcattgttagatgccgctcattgcttgtgtatctaaaatgattttagaaaCACTGTTAActttatgagaacctattggattACACATATCGAGAATATGTTAATTTAGATATAAGTTTATTTTAGTCTGACTAAAATACTATGGACCTTAAGAATAGTGGGTTAATCCACTGAATCCGGATTAGACTTCAATGAATTTagattagactcattggattaatgggttagactcattggtttattgggttaatgacttattgtattaatggttaatccaatatatattaacatctaactcattaaagaggattaatgtccattaatagagattaatggaGCATTCATGAAAAGGGAGACCAAAAGGTAAAAGCCTTTTGTATtattggatgagtacaaaagtcATTTGCAATGCATTTTTTATTAAGATTTGTTTTTTtagtcttcttccttttcttctcttggcAGGACACTTTGTTGTTGCTAGCACAATGAAGGTTATTCTTCTCTGAAGGCCGAGTTTGTACGACGAACAAAGGATATGTTCATATGGATACCAAAGAGACGCAACCACTCTGATCACGTTGAAATCTACCGAATCAAAGTTGCTGTGGGATTGTGCCATTCACGTAACAAAGGTAACAACTCGATTAAACATGTATTCTACATTCGCTTGTATCTTTGGATGGATCGATTTTTTCGCTACgtatatatgttattttttcCCAATAGATCCCTACACGACGTGCATCAATCACATAGCAATAGCTTACAACAGTTGTAAATCAATCATGAGAGCAACAATCTTGGAGCAACTATAGTAGCCGTAGAAGAGAAAAAGAGGGATCGAAGGAGGAGTCGATGAGTGAGGAGGAAAAAGAAGAGTCTGTGagtgaaaaggaagaagaaatcgGCAATTCAACGGAGGAGTCAATGGGTGAGGAGGAAGAAATCAGCAATTCGGTGGAAGAGAAAAAGGAAACGTTAGGGATATTAATTTTACatgattttcttttatttatttttccttccttCATCTTTTTGTCTATGGAAAATTTTCTCTTATTCTAATTTCCTTACCTCTAAGTAAACAGAGGCTAAATGCCCGTAATTGTGTCAATTAATTGTGGATAAAAAAAAGTTTTCTCTTATTCTAGTTTCCTTACCTCTAAGTAAACCAAGGCTAAGTGTTCGTAATTGTGTCGATTAATTGTGGATAAAAAAAACCTTTTTATCGAGAAAGTGCATGTACCTTCGAGAACAGTAATAGATAATTGATAAATCATACTTTTGATCAATATTTTCAATTAAGCTCTAATGTATCGTATTGCCACTAACAAGAAAATATGATATATGATTTCACTAAATTATCTAGTAGGGGCGTAGATAAATCAAAATACTCATGAattattcgaaactcgattcgataaaaattcATTTGAGCTT from Zingiber officinale cultivar Zhangliang chromosome 6B, Zo_v1.1, whole genome shotgun sequence carries:
- the LOC121989855 gene encoding putative nuclease HARBI1; this translates as MVPSMLMEGALRLKVAEALDCVGTLNGTHIRVKVSDVDTPSYRGRKDWPIVNVLVAWSFDLKFTYILSGWEGIASDSRIVKNALYRCDKLLILHGKYYLVDSGFMLKRGLIIPYRGSHYHLKEYSRCGATNAKELFNLRHASLRNVIKRALGVLKKRFPIIASGTKPHYEISICTDIILACCILHNFLMRVDLDERLISEVDYALNTNYDNEVSCNERQDDDQAREYD